The Flaviflexus equikiangi genome contains the following window.
CCGTCCGACAGGTCGATGATCTCATCGGAATGGAACCCGGCCAACGCCACTTCGGAGGTGCCGACCAGATAGAGGTCGTCCGTCTCCAGGTGATAGATCTCGTCGGCGTGCGCGCCGAGGAAGCCCGTCCCCGCCATCACCTCCGGCTTCACGAGGGTCGGCGTGACCGTCAGGGTGAAACCGTTGGCCTCGGCAAGATCCGCTGCCGCCGTGAGCAGGGCGAGCTCGAGCCGCGCGCCGATGCCGGTGAGATAGTAGAAGCGCGACCCGGACACTTTTGTTCCCCGAGCCATGTCGATGGCGCGAATGCCCTCGGCAAGATCGAGGTGGTCTTTCACGGGGAAATCGAATGTCGGAACATCTCCCACGTGCTTGAGGACGACATAGTCGTCCTCTCCGCCGGAGGGCACCCCATCGACGATGATGTTCGGGATCAGCATGCCGATCCGCTCGTATTCCGCGTTAGCCTTCGCGGCGGCGTCCTCGAGCTCCTTCACCTTCGCCGCCAGTTCCTGAGCCTGGGCGAGGATGGTGGGACGCTCCTCGGCGGATGCCTTCCCGACCGTGCGAGACAGAGCCTTCTGCTGGGCGCGCGTCTCCTCTGCCACCTGCAGAGTCGAGCGACGGGCCTCGTCTGCTCGCAGGAGGTCATCTACCAGGGTCTCATTGGCGCCGCGGGCCCGCTGCGATGCTTTGACAGCTTCGGGGTTCTCACGGACGTAGCGAATATCGATCATGTCACCAGTCTAGCCCGCAGGGGTTATCCTTTCGATATGACCTGGGAATCATGGCTTGCGATTGCGGCCCTTCTCGTGGCGCTGAGCGCCCTGTTCCTCGCACTCAGCAACCGACAGGCCATCGCAACGCGTCTCGCCAAATCCTCCGAGCACGGCCAATGGGCGCTCGAACACGATGCGGACAACGTGAGATCGAAGCCCGTGGTCGTCATCTACAACCCGGTCAAGAACATCAACGTCCCCACCTTCAAAGCCCTCGTCGAGCGCATGGCGGCGGAAGCCGGTTATCAGGACGTTCGCTTCAGCGAGACAACAGTCGAAGAACCGGGCAGCAGCCAGGCGAAGCAGGCTGTCTCCGACGGTGCCGGTCTCGTCATCGCGGCCGGTGGAGACGGTACCGTGCGGGCCGTCGCAGCAGGGCTCGCCAAGAGCGGAACAGCTCTCGGCATCGTTGCCCTCGGTACCGGAAACCTCCTGGCCCGAAATCTCGACCTTCCCATCTCCTCGACCGAGGCGATGGTGCGGACCGCACTCACGGGAGGCACGCATGCCATGGATGTCGGGTTCCTTCAGGCGGACCCGCTGACGGAATCCGAGCTGTTGGTCCTCGCGAACGAAGACCCCGATGCGCTGTCGGTGCCGGACGGCGATCACGCCTTCGCCGTGATCGCAGGCCTCGGTTTCGATGCCGCGATGGTGGGCGATGCTGATGCCGAGCTCAAGTCCAAGATCGGCTGGGTTGCCTACGTCGCCTCAGCCGTACGGAATCTGACAGCCACGAAGATCCACGCGAAGATCACGGCCGGAGCCGGGCACGAGGTGCCGATCGATGCTCGTTCGATCATGTTCGCCAACTGCGGGAAGCTGCCCGGCGGTGTGGTGCTCGCTCCCGATGCTCGACTCGATGATGGTTGGATCGATCTCGTCGTCATCGACACGAAGGGCGGCCTTGTCGGCTGGGCCGATCTTGTTCGCCGCATGGGATTGGCCGGCATGGGTGTGACGAATGACGGTCTCCCGATGACGGGCATGATCGACCTGCGCAAGACGAGCCGGGCCAGCGTCGTGACGGAATCACCCGCCCGCGTCCAGGTTGACGGTGACGTTCTCGGCTACGCGTCGACAGTGAGGGCGCGAGTCGAGCCTGGTGGTCTCCTCGTCAGGTTCTGATCCTAGTCTTTGGTCTCAAGCAGGCCCGCCACCCATGAGCGTGCCGACGAGAAGTCCTGATCGGCCGTACCGGGGCGAAGCTTGACAGGTATCTGGTGGGCGCTCGGATAGGACCCGAAGAACCGAACCAGTGGGCATGTCCGATGGAGGCCGATCAGCACTGCCTGGACGCGCTCATCCGCGACATGGCCTTCGCAGTCGATCGAGAACTGGTAGCGGCCGAGAGAGTCGCCGACGGGACGGGATTCGATCCTCGAGAGATTGACCCCGCGGGTAGCGAACTGCTCAAGCATCGTCAGGAGGGCGCCCGACTCGTCCGAGGGCAGCTGCACCTGGAGCGTTGTCTTATCGGAGGGGGTCCGTTCCGGCAGCGGAACATTCTCCGGGCCGACCGTGATGAACCGGGTGACAGCATCCGGGTTGTCGGCGACACCCTCCGCGAGAACCGTCAAACCATACTGTTCCGCGGACAGGGGATTGCACAGGGCCGCATCGAAGTTTGTCGCTCCTCCCGCCATCGCCGCAGCCGCGGCCGCCGTGGAGGTGGCAGGAACATGGATGACATCGCCCAGGTTGTCGGCGATCCAGTTCTGGCATTGGGCCCAGCCGTGGGGGTGGGTCGAAATCCTCTTCACATCCTCGAGGCGCGTCCCCTCGGGGGCGGCAAGGACGAACGTGATCGGGACGAGCATTTCCCCGACGATACGGAGGGCGGAGCCGTTCGAGAGGGAGTCGATGGTGGCATTGACGCCGCCCTCGACAGAGTTCTCGATGGGAACGACCGCGAAGTCTGTCTCACCCCTGCGGACCATGCGGAGGGCCGCGGGGACATCAACCGCAGGAACGTGCTCGGACTCGTCGCTCGAGACCTGCATGAGTGCCATCTGCGTGAACGTGCCCCGAGGGCCCAGGTAGGAAAAGCGCATAGGCACCATTGTAGTCCCGTCCTTTCACCGTCATTCTCGTGTCCATATAGGATCGGTCCATGAGATCGCTCGCAGCCGCCGTCATCGCCGCTTGTGCCTGTGCGCTAGCGATCGTCTCGCCCGCCGCAGCCCACTCCGATCCTCCCGTTGTCATCATCGGCACCGGAGGAGTGATGTGGGAATACGTCACTCCGGAGGACACGCCCAACCTCTTCGCCTTCTCCGAGCGTGCGGCAGTCGGCAACGTCTCCGTCCGCTCCGTCTATCCCACAACCTGCCCAGCAGACGGATGGCTCACCCTGGGTGCAGGAGAACGAGCAGGCGATAGCGTCTCCGATTCCGGGGCGTGCCGGCTGCTCGAGGAACCGGCACAGAGCGAGACGGGCTTCCTCGTCCCGAACTGGAAGGACTATCTCGCCTCTGCCGAGAATTCCCCCTACCGTGCGACCCTTGGTCAGCTGAACGACCTGACGCGGGATCGTGACACTCTCGCACTCGGCCCCGGTGCCGCGATCGCACTGGCGGACGATCGTGGACGAGTTGAGGACTACGGTGACGTGTCTGATCTGACCGACCTCGCGCCGGGCAAGGATCTTGTGCTCATCGACCTCGGCGGGCTGTCGGAGCTCGAACCGCGCCAGTTCGCGCAGACGGAATCGCGGCTGACGGGCGATCCGCTCTCCGCCTCTTTCGTGGGCCAGAACTGGAATGACAGCGACCTGAGAGAGCTCATGAGAGAGCTCGACGCACGTCTGGGAACAGTGCTCGACGACGTTGAGAAGGCGCTCCCCGATGCACATACGACAATCGTGTCTCTTTCCGACTATTCCGCAACCGCGTCGACGCTCCAGGTGGTCATGACAGAGTCGGACGAGCCTGGCCTAGTCACGTCAGCGACGACGCGGCGCGACGGCCTCATCGCCATCACTGACCTCCTCCCCACCATCGTTCCAGGCGCGGCGGGCCCAGGGTCGCCGTTGACTGTCACTGAAGGAGGGACAGCCGCAGACAATCGTGAAACCGTCACCGATCTTGACAGGCTGACTCTCGCGATCGCCCCCGCAACGGGACCGGTGTATGCGCTGTGGGGAACGATGTGGCTCCTCACGCTGGCCTTCCTGCGCAGGCGTGGCCCCGCCCTCTATACTGCACTCCTTGCTTCCGCCGCCGTGCCGGCAGCCAACGTCGCGATGATGGCAACCCCCTGGTATCGGGCACCCTTCCCCACCGCCGTCCTTCTCCTGGGAACCTTCGCGCTCAGTCTCGTCATCGCAGGCATCGCGTTCCGAACGAGGAGATTCGGGCGTGAATACCCGGCAGGGACTGTTGCGGCCGTGACCGTGACAGCCTTCCTCCTGCCGGTGCTCCTCGGATCCACACTCGCCCTCAACTCAGCATTCGGCGCCCTCCCCCAGCTTGGTCGCTTCTACGGGATGACGAACATGATGTTCGCAATATCGGGAGCCGCGAGCCTCATCCTCGCGGGAGTCATCGCCAGCCGGGTCGCGGAGAACAGACGTGCCGCGCTCATGATCCTCCTGCTCGGGGCAGTCGTCATCCTCATCGACGGCTCACCCTGGCACGGTGCGGACTTCGGTGGGCCCCCCGTGCTCACGATCGCGTTCGCAGTGCTGGCGATGCTCGTGGCGGGCTGGCCGATCACCGTGTGGCGGGCCGGCGGGATCCTGATCGCAGCAGGTCTTGTCGCGGCACTGTTCGCGACTGTCGACTATCTTCGCCCAGCAGACGAACGCACCCACCTCGGCGACTTCGCGGAATCCGTCCTCGACGGCTCCGCACTGACCGTGATTCTCCGCAAGGGCTCTCAGGTGCTCGCGCAGTGGCCGCTGATCCTCATCCTCCTCAGCGTGGTCGTGGCCCTTGCCCTGTGGTTGAAGAAGAAGGGTGCGATGGCACTGTTCGCTGAGAAGCGGGACGATCCATGGCTGTGGGTGGGTCTCGCGCTCGTCATCCTCCTTGTCGGAGGAATGCTCATCAACGATTCCGGTGTCATCATCGTCGTGACCGGAGGAATGGTTGCATTACCTCTGATCGCGTCACTTGACCGGGCGGATCAACCAGCGGCGGTCTCGCCTAGAAGGGGCGCACCCGGTAGGCGCTGAAAGGCTCGCCTGGGCGCTGGCTGCTGGGATCGACCCGGTAGTGGGACGCTATCCGAACGCCGCGCAGCCTGCGCATGTTGACCGCGAGAGCAACATCCCGGTACTGGCCGGCACGATGAAGCTGGCCCGAGAAATCATTCCCGGTCGGACGATGCTGGAGATCGCACGGGATCTCCTGAAGAGTCATACCCGCCACGAGCATGTCGATCGTCATCGCCGTCTCAACACCCCAGCCGCGTGCCAGCGGCTTCGCCGACTCGTAGGCTTCCCTCGTCATGCAGCGCTGTCCCGACAGCGGCTGCGTCGGGGACCATCCGGTCAAAGCGGAAATGGCTCGGCGCGACAATCCCGTGACGAGTCCGTGCCCGCCAGCACCGGCCTGCTTGGGAAGAACCGCGATCGTGCAGTCTGCCTGGCCCGACATGACGGGCTCGACGAGGGGGGCGGTTTGGACGGCGGTCTCGCTGAGATCCGCATCGATGAACATGAGGAGCCGGGGTTCGCGTCCCTCCGCGTCCCTCATCGCCACCACGGATGCTCCGGTTTCCAGGGCGGACGCCTTGCCCCTGTTGACCGGATGGCGCACGACGGTCGCACCGGCCGCACGTGCAGCTGATTGCGTGTCATCCGTCGAACCGTCATCGACCACGACGATGAGGTCAACGTAGGGAATCGCGCGCGCTGACCGAATGGTCGAAGCAATCAGATCGACCTCGTCCTTTGCGGGTATGACGACCGCGACGTGCACACGAGAGGAGTTCACAACGTAAGCTTAGCGCCCTAACTGGTGAGAGATTGACAACAGACCGAATACTGATGGGTTGGCGCAGCTGATGTGCGCCAACCCGCCTATCGGAGAGTCACCTGCCGGGACACGATGCCGGACCTGGCGCGGCGCTCTTCGGGAGTGAGGGGCTCGGTGGCGGCGATGGCGGCAGCGAACTCGTCCTCGAAGGTTGCCATGGGGGCGGATAGCTCATCGGCTTCCGTGCCGGGAGCGAGCTGCCAGACGGGGATGAGGAGTCCGCACGCGCGGAACGCGCCCACGAAACGAGCATCCTTATCGAAGCCCTCCGATCGTGCCGTCTGGAGGCGTGCCAACCCGTCGAGGACACGGTCCTGATCCTCTGTGCGAATCCAGCGCACGAACTCGTTGGTCATCCGCACCCAGTACGCTCCGCGAATCGCATCGATAGCGACAGTCGGGGCAACATTGTCACGCGTCTGCTCGATCGCCTGGCGGACATCGTCGCGATCCTTCTCCTCGTCGCT
Protein-coding sequences here:
- the serS gene encoding serine--tRNA ligase, with amino-acid sequence MIDIRYVRENPEAVKASQRARGANETLVDDLLRADEARRSTLQVAEETRAQQKALSRTVGKASAEERPTILAQAQELAAKVKELEDAAAKANAEYERIGMLIPNIIVDGVPSGGEDDYVVLKHVGDVPTFDFPVKDHLDLAEGIRAIDMARGTKVSGSRFYYLTGIGARLELALLTAAADLAEANGFTLTVTPTLVKPEVMAGTGFLGAHADEIYHLETDDLYLVGTSEVALAGFHSDEIIDLSDGPKRYAGWSTCYRREAGSYGKDTRGIIRVHQFNKVEMFSYCTPDDAENEHARLLDFEEQMLAKVELPYRVIDTAAGDLGSSAARKFDCEAWLPSQERWMEVTSTSNCTTFQARRLSVREKVDGKTQTVATLNGTLATTRWLVAILENHQREDGSIYVPEGLRPYLGGRELISVQ
- a CDS encoding diacylglycerol/lipid kinase family protein; the protein is MTWESWLAIAALLVALSALFLALSNRQAIATRLAKSSEHGQWALEHDADNVRSKPVVVIYNPVKNINVPTFKALVERMAAEAGYQDVRFSETTVEEPGSSQAKQAVSDGAGLVIAAGGDGTVRAVAAGLAKSGTALGIVALGTGNLLARNLDLPISSTEAMVRTALTGGTHAMDVGFLQADPLTESELLVLANEDPDALSVPDGDHAFAVIAGLGFDAAMVGDADAELKSKIGWVAYVASAVRNLTATKIHAKITAGAGHEVPIDARSIMFANCGKLPGGVVLAPDARLDDGWIDLVVIDTKGGLVGWADLVRRMGLAGMGVTNDGLPMTGMIDLRKTSRASVVTESPARVQVDGDVLGYASTVRARVEPGGLLVRF
- the pheA gene encoding prephenate dehydratase; protein product: MRFSYLGPRGTFTQMALMQVSSDESEHVPAVDVPAALRMVRRGETDFAVVPIENSVEGGVNATIDSLSNGSALRIVGEMLVPITFVLAAPEGTRLEDVKRISTHPHGWAQCQNWIADNLGDVIHVPATSTAAAAAAMAGGATNFDAALCNPLSAEQYGLTVLAEGVADNPDAVTRFITVGPENVPLPERTPSDKTTLQVQLPSDESGALLTMLEQFATRGVNLSRIESRPVGDSLGRYQFSIDCEGHVADERVQAVLIGLHRTCPLVRFFGSYPSAHQIPVKLRPGTADQDFSSARSWVAGLLETKD
- a CDS encoding glycosyltransferase family 2 protein yields the protein MNSSRVHVAVVIPAKDEVDLIASTIRSARAIPYVDLIVVVDDGSTDDTQSAARAAGATVVRHPVNRGKASALETGASVVAMRDAEGREPRLLMFIDADLSETAVQTAPLVEPVMSGQADCTIAVLPKQAGAGGHGLVTGLSRRAISALTGWSPTQPLSGQRCMTREAYESAKPLARGWGVETAMTIDMLVAGMTLQEIPCDLQHRPTGNDFSGQLHRAGQYRDVALAVNMRRLRGVRIASHYRVDPSSQRPGEPFSAYRVRPF